In Spirobacillus cienkowskii, a genomic segment contains:
- a CDS encoding NADP-dependent malic enzyme, protein MSLKEEALHYHRKGRKGKIETGITKECKNQKDITLAYSPGVAEPCKEIARDPSLVYEYTAKGNLVAVVTNGTAVLGLGAIGPLAGKPVMEGKAVLFKMFADIDCYDIELNAKTPEEIISACKMLEPTFGGINLEDIKAPECFEVEERLREELDIPVFHDDQHGTAIVSGAALLNACEITKRKISDVKCVVNGAGAAAIACAQMYINLGLKKENLILCDSKGVVYKGRTEGMNKYKARFENDTKKRTLAEAIKGVDFFCGLSVAGAVTKEMVKSMAKDPIIFAMANPDPEISPADIKSVRSDAIIATGRSDYPNQVNNVLGYPYIFRGAMDVLSTRINEDMKMAAVHAIAALAKEDIPESVTKSYASSTLQGFGREYLIPKPFDPRLLLRVAPAVAKAALATKVARKNIDIEHYVDLLESRLGVLQSVTRKIKRSVVVANRTSGKKLRVVLPEGASLKILKAAEIVCAEEICEPILIGDIQKIRSLIQDAKLDKLLTQVEIIDPSEDKRSEKYASLLLEKRARKGVTRMGAYELVTGDHHYFATMMVETGDADAFCSGVHHNYGDAIRPALQIIGTQTDKVLAGIYMLLWKERSIFVADTTVNINSNAEQLAQIAIQTHDMAKIYLSEQPRVAMLSFSNFGSTKHPESDKVCKATGIVKKLRPDIEIDGEMQADFALSSELLEHSYGFSTLKGPANVLIFPDLTSGNIAYKLLGKLGGATSIGPILTGMKKPVNVLARNSDIDEIVNLITFTVHRVQNGM, encoded by the coding sequence ATGAGTTTAAAAGAAGAAGCTTTGCACTATCATCGTAAAGGGCGTAAAGGAAAAATTGAAACAGGTATAACCAAAGAGTGTAAAAATCAAAAAGATATTACCTTAGCATATTCTCCTGGCGTTGCTGAACCTTGCAAAGAAATCGCAAGAGATCCTTCTTTGGTTTATGAGTACACCGCTAAAGGTAATTTAGTCGCGGTTGTTACAAATGGAACGGCGGTATTGGGTCTTGGAGCGATTGGTCCATTAGCAGGAAAACCTGTTATGGAAGGTAAAGCAGTGCTTTTTAAAATGTTTGCAGATATTGATTGTTACGATATTGAATTGAATGCTAAAACTCCAGAAGAAATAATTAGTGCATGTAAAATGTTAGAACCGACTTTTGGTGGCATTAATTTAGAAGACATTAAAGCGCCTGAATGTTTTGAAGTCGAAGAACGATTGCGAGAAGAGTTAGATATTCCTGTTTTTCATGATGATCAGCATGGTACGGCAATTGTAAGCGGTGCGGCTTTATTAAATGCATGCGAAATTACAAAACGCAAAATTTCTGATGTGAAATGTGTTGTGAATGGTGCAGGTGCTGCAGCTATTGCTTGTGCGCAAATGTATATAAACTTAGGGCTCAAAAAGGAAAATTTAATTTTATGCGATTCTAAGGGTGTTGTTTATAAAGGCCGCACAGAAGGAATGAATAAATATAAGGCTCGCTTTGAAAACGACACTAAAAAAAGAACTCTTGCCGAAGCAATCAAAGGGGTCGATTTTTTTTGTGGTTTAAGTGTTGCAGGGGCTGTTACTAAAGAAATGGTTAAGTCCATGGCTAAAGACCCTATTATATTTGCTATGGCAAATCCTGACCCAGAAATTTCTCCGGCTGATATTAAGTCAGTGCGAAGTGATGCAATAATTGCCACAGGAAGATCAGATTATCCCAATCAAGTGAACAATGTTCTTGGTTACCCTTATATCTTTAGAGGAGCCATGGACGTTTTATCAACTCGTATCAACGAAGATATGAAAATGGCGGCTGTGCATGCCATAGCGGCTTTAGCAAAAGAAGATATTCCAGAGAGTGTCACGAAGTCTTATGCAAGCAGTACATTGCAAGGTTTTGGCAGAGAATACTTAATTCCTAAACCTTTTGATCCAAGGCTTTTATTGCGTGTGGCGCCCGCTGTGGCAAAAGCTGCGCTTGCAACAAAAGTGGCAAGAAAAAACATCGATATTGAGCATTATGTTGATTTGTTGGAGTCTCGTTTGGGTGTCCTGCAATCAGTAACTCGAAAAATTAAAAGAAGTGTTGTTGTGGCAAATAGAACAAGCGGCAAAAAACTAAGAGTGGTGTTGCCAGAAGGTGCTAGCCTAAAAATTTTAAAAGCTGCAGAAATTGTTTGTGCCGAAGAAATTTGTGAGCCAATTTTAATTGGTGATATTCAAAAAATTAGAAGTTTAATTCAAGATGCAAAGTTAGATAAACTTTTAACTCAGGTTGAAATTATTGACCCATCAGAAGATAAAAGATCAGAAAAATATGCTTCATTGTTGTTAGAAAAAAGAGCGCGAAAAGGTGTGACACGTATGGGTGCATATGAACTTGTTACGGGTGATCATCATTACTTTGCAACAATGATGGTTGAAACAGGTGATGCCGATGCGTTTTGTTCTGGAGTGCATCATAATTATGGAGATGCAATAAGACCTGCCTTACAAATAATTGGTACCCAAACAGATAAAGTTCTTGCTGGTATTTATATGTTGCTGTGGAAAGAAAGAAGCATATTTGTTGCTGATACAACAGTGAATATTAACTCCAATGCAGAACAATTGGCGCAAATCGCAATTCAAACGCATGACATGGCTAAAATATATTTAAGTGAGCAGCCAAGAGTGGCTATGCTAAGTTTTAGTAATTTTGGCAGTACCAAGCATCCAGAGTCTGATAAAGTGTGTAAGGCTACAGGTATTGTAAAAAAACTGCGCCCAGACATAGAAATTGATGGAGAAATGCAAGCCGATTTTGCGCTTTCATCAGAATTATTAGAACATTCTTATGGTTTTTCAACTCTTAAAGGTCCTGCAAATGTTTTGATATTTCCTGATTTGACGTCAGGAAATATTGCTTACAAGCTTTTAGGAAAATTAGGAGGTGCAACATCAATAGGTCCAATTCTGACTGGAATGAAAAAACCTGTTAATGTTTTAGCGCGAAATTCGGACATCGATGAAATTGTTAATTTAATTACATTTACAGTTCATAGGGTACAAAATGGAATGTAA